The stretch of DNA CAAGGAAGAGGCTTTGCACCAAGTGGCTGGCTGAAAAGAAGTCAAATTCCACTTATCTGGAAAGGAATGGAAAGAAATTATgtccaaaatcatttttaagcCAAGGGcaatagaagaaaattttcaaatgtcTTATTATAAAAACCTAGGGTTCGTATATGCAGTAACGCAAGAGGAAACAAGAatcacaacttttttttctttttaccatgTATCATGGTGGTGCATCTTGGTTTGTGGTTAAATTGTGCagctttttcttccttctcttttaaGATATGACAGAGTAGTTCTGTAACTGAGCAAAAAGAGGATTTTATTTACAGAAGCAATTGCATACCTACAGAAGGATGACGCTGTTATGCGTTCACACAGTTTTAGAGCATCGGTGTTGTGCTTGGATGGTAGTACACCAATGTTGTACCTGCCATTGAGAAAACCACACCGTGTCAACAGAAAACCttctatgaaaaatgatagttgaaaAGATAAGTGTTAACATCGAAATAGAGAATGATCCTAAACAGAAATATAGTTCTCACTGCCCCCATAACATACCACACAATCCTTGGAACagacaaaaatcaaacaaataaaactacAATATTTATCTAGGAGGACCTTTTTTTCTCTAAGATCGGAAAAATACACACTAACATAGCAGACTTGGGACCACAACTACAACCTCAATCCCATTCTCCTAAAAAGGGTGATCATTTGGGCTAGAGCTCATTGGCAAATTGAGGTTTAATGATGACAACCTTAGTCTGGCCACATAGTGATCTATAATAGTTGTAAATCCCTAATAGCTGATAGGTAAATGCAATAGATCACACGGAGCAGTTAAAGACATTGGTTGCATTCACTTTAGAACCATGACCACGTAAAGCAGGTGGacatctttttttattggtaaaaaaCATGCCTACCtgccttataaaaaaaaaaagtatgtctACCTGCTTTATATATTTCATTGTCAGATCACAAGTAATGGAGGCAAAACAAAAGAGTTATAGAATAGATATTTCTACCCATTGCAAGAAGAAGCTTCTAGACAGATTATGATATGGAAGAAGTACATGGTTATCTCATGTTGAGATTTACAAGAACGAAGTTACATGCCCCATGAATGAGCTAAAAGTAAGGATTGGTATCAAATGAGACTACAAAACCCATTTTGAAAACCAAAATTGGATATTTCATATCTAACAGAAACTCCTAACAATCATGCCAGAGGATTAGTGGACCCAACAAGGCAAGCTAAAATTAGGCCAAAAGCACCGAAATCAAAGCCAGCACCCAATTTCAtccctctttttgtttttttttttttttttttttttttttggtttttttttttttttggtgtttgcACAAAAGCCCTGTTATACTTCAACAATGAAAAGTAAATATGTGTGcctattattaaatattactcCCATCTCAGAATCAAAAGAGTTCGGGTAACCAAAATTATACCCAACCACTCATTAATCTTATCCAGATATTATTATCAACTTGAGTTTTTGTAATCATTTTTGTAGATGATAACTTGAGTTTTGGTGatgtatcaataaaataaaaacaaattgaattcTAATCGTTTTGTTTTCAACTCAACCCTGACTGTATTTCTCATCCCCAACAACAACGTCATTTAACCATGGAGTAAATCACATCTTACAAGCCAACAACAGATCAAcaaaaatcccattttcttTCAGTTTGCTCAATTTCCCTTATTAGTTAAGAGTAATTTAGTAAAAGAAAACCGTAGaagcggaaaaaaaaaaaaaaaaaaaaaacaaaactcacaGCTTTTCGAGCAGCGTATTAGTCATCTCAATCCGAAAAGGGTCTTTCTGGTCCATCTTAGTCAAAATGTTCACTAACTTCTGCACCATCCTGCACAAACTCGCATAcctattctcattttttttttttttttttgccaaaaagtcaaaaaaaaaaaaaactcagaacccTGAAATaagctgaaatatttattggcTTTTGAATAGAAAAGACAATattagaaaggaaaaatatgacGAAGTACTTCTTGTAATCGTCACGCTGGGTGACATGGTAGCGTTGCATAACAAAAGCTTCCCGGTGACCATGTTCTTTTTTCCACTCCAAGAAATCAACCTTCTTCAGCAGCTTCTTTTCATGAAACTTTAGCTTCCTCATGTTTACCAATTGACAGAGAGAATGTGTGTTCTTTC from Juglans microcarpa x Juglans regia isolate MS1-56 chromosome 3S, Jm3101_v1.0, whole genome shotgun sequence encodes:
- the LOC121258165 gene encoding U3 small nucleolar ribonucleoprotein protein IMP3 isoform X1, which encodes MRKLKFHEKKLLKKVDFLEWKKEHGHREAFVMQRYHVTQRDDYKKYASLCRMVQKLVNILTKMDQKDPFRIEMTNTLLEKLYNIGVLPSKHNTDALKLCERITASSFCRRRLSTVLVRLKFCEHLKEAVTYIEQGHIRIGPDTVTDPAFLVTRNLEDFITWVDSSKVKRKVLEYNDQLDDYDAMI